From Periophthalmus magnuspinnatus isolate fPerMag1 chromosome 6, fPerMag1.2.pri, whole genome shotgun sequence:
cacagggcttaaaactgggactgtcccgggtcaatagggacgtctggtcaGCCTAGACTTTGAACATTGATGTGGATTTGATCGTGTTCATACCCAGTCCTCTGTAGCTGGAAAGCTGCTGGTAAATCTGCTTCATTCGTTCTATGTTGATGCGACTGGCCTCTGCGTGGTTCACCATTGGCTTTGGATAATGGAGTCCAATAATACACTTGGCGGCCTTCTGTACGTCTTCTGGAGCATTCCACGGATCGTAGATGTACTTGGCGGGATAAGTTCGCAGAATGGGCAAATAACgcctgcaaaaaaacaaagaacaaatgtaagcagagagagagagagagagagacggagagtcACTTTCATTTCTCTCATTTGTTAAACAGGGGGTGTTTTactagtggtggaaggtaacggagtacaagtagtaaagtacttaagtaaatacagctacctaaaaattctacttgtGTAAATTTAacagtgaatacttttacttcactacataagagcaggtatctgtacttttcagtccagttcaaaaatgtagtggagtacaaagtaaaaagtacttttcatatgatttgagttaTTCTTACGTTTGTgaaaacatcctgactaaagtttgagttcaagctttgccTTCAAGATGAAAAACTTTaattttttactcttgaagtacattaCTAAACAGGTTCTTATATacttttagtagatttttaatgtgatacttttactttagtgacTTTTAACCTCTGGATTTGtaccttttacttaagtaacaaaattgagtagttCACCGCTGCTGCTGACACATGACAtgtagattagattagattagatgtagatttacctttaattgttttgaaaatgctatattcaacaaaaacaatgtattaacatgttttatgagaaGCAAAAGGTTCAATCTgtctggacaaatcttgtaggactgaagacgtttcgctgctcatccgagccgcttcttcagttctggtcagaagtggcttggacgagcagcgaaacgtctttaatcctacaacaatttgtccagttgacagatttaacttcgccttttgctacggatcagacctggacggctgagggtttacacagatgtTTTATGAGTCACTTTCtcttttgatgctctgagtctcccttcTCTTTGTCGATCACACGATCAGCTGCATCTCTCTaatcaaactactgcacatcaaatcaggtttgtcacgttgttttgtatcatgtttttggatatttatgaagaattgtcatgtggagcgtgggtgatgtagacttgtgggcggagcatcgtacagaatctcacagctaacaAAAGGAGAGTTCAAATAAGGCCCagaagagatcgctaaattactgaaacatgcatgacatctaaaacctcttcaggcgtgtttttgacgagggaacgaTGTTGTAGGTCAgaggtgctcagactttttcagtatgtgagctacttttaaaatgatcgtgtatgaaagatctaccacctaatacaaaaatgttaaacatatatttatttgtaaatgttttatgaattcttacatgtacagtgcattttcatgtacatgagataatactgcacaacacaattgtacttcttaaatgttcataattacttgaatgatgattactgctctgatgacactgaatagaatcagtgagggatgcagagttcgggcagaagcttctgacaggagccaggagtaaaactgcatttttcgtttgaaagtgaTAACAGAGTTAATCATGTGGAttacagttttgtcttttttttatagccataaaaatcatgttaaacgaagtatcagaatttactgcattttttcacacaactacttctattttacacatccatctgtattttttgttttacgcatcgaataaatgagtgaaaatccccgcagccccgcgctctcattcgtcgccttcgagggacaacagaggcagattacagtaatgatggtaaaatatttagataagttttgcctccgctttgagacgccgtctgaatttacatgagagcacgactggttgcggagttacgctgctggaaagtccgcaacctgCTCTAttggcgacgataggatccgacgctatagggttaaactaactcgcgcttgtttatgcgtgtgcagcgcccatgatgtgacctcgggtcaggtgtaatctgactgtcctatatattagtcatgtgactgaatggatgacgggacgtgatctacacaaaatgccttcgcgatcgacgtaatgaacacccctgttGTAggtaaatgcatgtttttactctTTGTTTTGAGCTTCCATGTTACAACACAAACGGCCCTCGCTGATGACTCACCTTATGAAGTCTCCGTTAGGGTCTGTGCGGCGTCCAAATCCGACAGGACAGTAACAGCGAAAGAACTGCTGGAAAAACGAACTGCACGAGAGCCACATCCAGCTGCCGGCGTTAACGCTCCAGTCTGCGTCCAGGAGCAACTCTTCAAAAACCTGAGTAACACAAAAATGGACTGTTAATGGAGTTTTAGATTTTActtacacgaccagtcaaaagtttggacacaccatctcattcaagtttgttttttttatttatactactttctacattttagatacacacagaaaacatcaaataaatagaaataattttggtaattctaatTCTGACCTAAAACTAaattgtctgatttcatgtcagacagtgagggaaataaaaatgcacacactGTAGAAAAAGAGACCCTAAAATGATGTAATGCCCCGCCCCTTTCTCTTTGTGAGGCCAAATCTGgattattttaaaagcagctgGAGATGCTCTTGTTTAGAAAAGCTTTTGGACTCTCATGACCCTATTTGACTTACAGTTGTTTATTTGGTGAacctgctctctgctctctttttttctaatctgtgaaaagcgctgtataaataaagttacatCTTGAGCACAGTGTGAGGGACATAAGTGTCTCCTATTGTCCCAGTAAAATATTTGTGTTGGttgagtaagagtaaaaatggactaaactaCCACAGACTCGATgacaaatattttttcattttttttctttttaaaaacaagataaatgtCTTTCAGTGTTGATTTCAGGAACATAAACATCACTTAATTATtgccatttaacaaaaaaaaaaaaaagttcaaactctgctccaaaccacatattAAATTCAAAACCAGGCATGAGGAATGTGAGACTACAGCCACATGTTTCTGGCGTTTGTTCCTTTCACACCTTTTATTATTACCTCTGATTGTGACAGCAGCCGGATGCCTGACAGAATGCAGAGGTGTCAGGCGAGGTTCAGGTTAGagcatttttataaagcacttttcccTCTTCAAGGCTCAAAGATATTTCGATTAggctacagtggtccctggtttatcgcgggggtcacgttctaaaaataacccacaataggtgaaatctgtgaagcatcagctttattttttacattattctctctgtttttgtctgtaaaacccctcaccacacactttatacacttttctcacacaggcgttaacattttctcacatttctctctcgtttaaactctctcaaagttcaaaccttcgtaggcgtctttgtcggtgcagaacgtttcatcgacattgtgggttttgtcggggagaaaacaaattgcaaacgtacagcacttcagagtcacactgagatccaatgtttatgtaaatttgtctgaacacaggagacacggcacggaggagactgatggacaatggtctacagtccaacagccaatcaggacgcacgacacaatgcacgttcatacactggaaaaaaggacgtgaaattgcacaaaaaaaatccacaaaacagcgaggtCATGAAAgctgaaccgcgatatagtgagggacaactgtaactGCCCAATACCACCTAAAGGTCAAACAAAGGTCAAACGCTCCGTCTCACCTTCATGCCCTCCTCCCAGCTGATCCAGAGGTCTCCCCTGGTCAGGAAACAGGCCACGGCGTGTCGAGCCAAGTGGTGGATCCATCCCTCCTGCCTCAGCTGAGTCATGATGGCATCGATCCACGGAAAACCCGTCCTGCCCTCTGCCCACTTTGCCAACGCCTCTCGATTTCTGTCCCACGGGATTTGGACGCACACAGGGTTACCGTCCATCTTGTCAAAGCAGGGGTTGTTGGTAGCGGTTGTATAGAAGAATTCCCTCCATAACAACTGGCCGTATAAGGAGAGGGGCGGAGTGCTGTTCTTTTTGACCTATGACGTCACACGATTACGTTAACATCAAACAGGCAAAAAGGAGCAAAAAAACTCTCAAACCGTTCTTACCTTTTTATAAAGATCGGTGAGTTTGAAGTAAAAGAGACGACAGGACAGACAGCCAAAGCGCAGGTACGGGCTGAGACCTGTGGGACTGGCTAGTAAAGAGTTGGCGTTCATTCGTGGACGCTCAAAGTTTGCGACCCAGGCCTGCAAATCCAAAGAGAATATATTTAAGACCAACAGCAGAGACAAATCAGAGAAGCACATGGATCTGATCTGCTGCGTGTTCTGTGCAGTACCTTTCTCTCCAGATGTCGCTCTAGCCTCATGAGCGCTTCGGTCTCACCCCCCGGCCAAACTGCTGTCGTCAGGCCCTCGGTCTCGAAGCCTtaaaacgcacaaacgcacacgcTCAATATATGTGCACAACGGGATTACAAGGAGGGAATAGTTTGGTTAATTCCACATTTTAATATTGAGTAGAAaagctattaaaaaaaataaaaaatacatacacacacgtttTGGACACACCcactcattcaatgttttttttcccttcctttttttaatcctttatttacacacagaagacatcaaatatatgaagtaagatatatggaattatgtagtaaagaaaaaaaacaacaaaaaagtttgataagataagatacgcctttattagtccccatactggaatttccccactgtgggactaataaaggcaaaatcaacaaactttttttttatattttatattcacatgCTCAAAGTATCCAcgctttgctttgtcaaaaaatattttttttctttactacataattccatattttttacttcatatacttgtttgttttctgtttgtttataaaatgtgtctggatgggtttcctccgggtaacatgaacgcccttcgagacaagattttgacagattttgggcgttacaaaaataaatgaattgaattgaattgaatagctGATCTACtcaattattattgttattaaaccAAACTATTCCCTCCTTTTAATCCCATTGTCCACATTTATTACACTACACAAcaggtcaaaagtttggacacaccctctcattcagtgtttttctctgatcacgtcatggttcacctcatcccttcttacaaacaacggctgaaactctccaaacctgctgtggacttataagaagtggaccagtgaggctgtggaggagcttcgcacgtgtttggacactacagactgggatgtgttcaaggccacagacagtttggacgagtacacagacactgtgacgtcatacattaagttctgtgaggacagcttcatcccatcatgcaccagggtgaattttaacaacgacaaaccctggttcacacccagactgagacatctgaggaaggaaaaggagatggctttcagggcagaagatcgtgaaggctacaggcgttgcaactctttctgcttcctgggcacctgcatcacccaggatctcaagtgggagccgaccatcagctccctcatcaagaaagcccagcacaacatgttccacctgcggcagctgaggaaactcaagctgctgatccagatgatggtgcagttttacacttccatcactgagtccatcctcacctcgtccatcactgtgtggttcactggggccagggacagacagactgcagcgcattgtgcctctgctgagaaggtgattggctgctccttccatctctacaggacctgtctcCAGGACTCTGGGGGAGCAGGCCGtagagcagctgacacttctcaccctggacatggactatttgagccacttccctctggcaggaggctacggtccattgggaccagaacctctcgtcataagagacggtttcttcccctctgctgtttgtctcatgacactttataatatttgcacaaaactggacactttataacaccggtcactttaataagtcgtgtttgcactgttgttctgatgctgctgttgtatatattttctacctttaagtattttatttgatttattaagcatatctttttttaacttcgtgcatgcccttatttgtatttattcagtgtgttttatgttgcactttatcaccaaagtaagttcctagtttgaacgaacaatggcaataaaagtcttctgattctgatatatatataaataaaagaaaaacagcaaaataaacaacaaaataataataataataataataataataataataataatagcatcaataacaataacaacactaCTAATACTGATAATGAGATTCTGCCTGAGCTTTGTGGTTCATTTCATTGTTAGTTGATGTTTTATGAAATACGACAAAGACATTAACATCTAAATCATCATCATGAAGTTTTTCCACACAAACATCAAGACATTCATTTTTGCTGCCCAACACAAAATAAGAGCTTAAGTTTTGTTTATGGTTAATGGTGAATTTTGGTCAAATTTACCGAGTTCCTCCAGTGATGGCACTCCGTACTTGTCGTCGTGGTCGTCGCTGATGGGCGTGAGGCAGGTTCTGATCACGTCCGCGGTGATGGTCTCCGCAGGCAGCTCCACAGCCTCCATGTGGTTGATGAGGCCCTGGAAGCGCTTGTAAGTGAGAGGAGGCTGACCCTGGTTCAGCTCTATGATCCTGAACATGAGAGAAAAGAAGATTTaaaaaagggcccatattacgttgtgttctgatctgtgttatgatgttgtttcctcatcacaaacagacctggatttgtgttttgcttcattcacacatgtttaaacacacaaaccctgcaggagtttttcctctcaaactctgttccaccttgtgatgtcacgtggaacagagcattttgagctttggacattaaaaacacaactttggtctgtttttgatgaggtaacattctTATAAAACGactaaaatctcacaagaatccattttgtgtaacatactCACTTGTCCAAATTGTAGAGCGTGTGAGAGATCCGCACCATTAGCTCCACGCCCGCCTCACTGGCAAGTTTCTGGATGGCAGCGTCACGTTCTTTGCCAAATGGTTCTGAGTCATATTCGTATGATAAACGATTGATCTGCCATTCCTGTGATACATGGgtttaataaaagacaacacGATTAAAAACGAGGTCCAGATGAGGTCCAGCATCACTGTACGAATATTTAACAGCCtgaaatgcaaaatagacaAACGTGTCGGACCTTGAAGAGGCGAGGGAAGACATCTGTTGGCTGTCCTCTGATGACAAACAGACGGGAGTTGAGTTTACGGAGACTGGCATCCAAATCCTCCAAGCACTGCAGAAGAAACCTGGACACGACACAAAGTGGATTAGACTCGTTCTGTGTTTCTGGAATACAGCGGTGGATgaaatactcaagtaatagtactgatacagaggtaaaaagttactcaagtaaaaaacgtggaaaaatctatttaagtaaaagcatttaagtacctccttaaaaatgtacttttacaataaacataaaagtattgtagtagtattggtatGGAAATGAAatgtacatattttggtcaacagtaacaatagaaaaattacaaaatgtatttataatgagttttgtgtatttatttttgttttgctcaaagccgaagcttgaactcgaaaacttcagtcaggatgtttccacgaacatggtcaaaaataacccctcaaatcatatgaaaagtactttttacttttcagtgcagttcaaaaatgtcgcggagtagaaagtacagatactgctctcaaatgtactcaagtaaaaagtacccaatgtaaaatgtacttaagtaacgtaCAGATATCTTCAGTACAGTActatactacttttactttccaccactgctgaaaaatgacatttattCAAACAAAAACAGGTATAGAAAATATTTTGAAGTGATGAAAAGTATTATCAATCCATACCGAGCCT
This genomic window contains:
- the cry1b gene encoding cryptochrome-1b; this translates as MVVNTIHWFRKGLRLHDNAALRDSIRGSDSLRCIYILDPWFAGSSNVGINRWRFLLQCLEDLDASLRKLNSRLFVIRGQPTDVFPRLFKEWQINRLSYEYDSEPFGKERDAAIQKLASEAGVELMVRISHTLYNLDKIIELNQGQPPLTYKRFQGLINHMEAVELPAETITADVIRTCLTPISDDHDDKYGVPSLEELGFETEGLTTAVWPGGETEALMRLERHLERKAWVANFERPRMNANSLLASPTGLSPYLRFGCLSCRLFYFKLTDLYKKVKKNSTPPLSLYGQLLWREFFYTTATNNPCFDKMDGNPVCVQIPWDRNREALAKWAEGRTGFPWIDAIMTQLRQEGWIHHLARHAVACFLTRGDLWISWEEGMKVFEELLLDADWSVNAGSWMWLSCSSFFQQFFRCYCPVGFGRRTDPNGDFIRRYLPILRTYPAKYIYDPWNAPEDVQKAAKCIIGLHYPKPMVNHAEASRINIERMKQIYQQLSSYRGLGLLATVPANLSIGTNGNGQGPGGSVEEPSVLEGAPRTERTQATQKRRHEEPLTEGSAKSWRQSK